The Pseudanabaena yagii GIHE-NHR1 genome segment TGATGAAACCTGATCCTATTTTTGCGGCGGTGGAGTCTTTGCCAATTTTGCCAAAGCGCGAAATTATCTATATGACTCCGCAGGGGGAGCCAATGAAACAGAATCTATTTAAGGAATTAGCAGATTATGAACAGCTAGTTCTCATTTGTGGCAGCTATGAGGGAATTGATGAACGTGTATGTGAACATCTCGTAACTCGCGAAGTTTCCCTTGGTGATTTTGTACTGACCTGTGGCGAGATTCCTGCATTGGCGCTAATTAATGGAGTAGTACGTTTGCGCCCGGGAACTGTTGGGAAAGAAGAGTCGCTCAAGTTTGAGAGTTTTGAAGATGGATTGTTAGATTATCCGCAATATACGCGCCCACCAATATTTCGGGGTTGGGAAGTTCCCGAAGTTTTGCGATCGGGTAATCATAAGCTGATTGCAGAATGGAGAAAGGAACAACAAATTTTAAGAACAAAACAGCGTCGTCCTGATATGCTCTAGTTTTTCTCACTCTATTTAAATACAAATATTTTAAAGTGTTTCTTAAAATTTCAATCAAGAGTGGGTAGAAGGTTTAACAGCGATCTCGCCACCATGCAACAACAAATGCGTAAATGCCTCGAATATATCGATAACCTTGCCTAGACTGACAAGCGAAAGTAAATTTGTGCTAGCTTTAAAATCAGAATATTTCTCTAGATTATTGCAACTATGTCGTCACCTCAAATTACAACGCTAGTCAAGATAATGGAAACTTTGCCTGATAGTTTACAGGAGAAGGTTACAGAACATTTGAGAGAGTATATTTATGACTTGCAAGATGACATTAAATGGAGCAAGTCATTTGAAAAGACGCAATCTAAACTAGTTATGGCAGCTAGGCGTGCTAAGCAAGAAATCGCTGAGGGAAAAGCTGTTGCTCTTGACTACGAACAGCTATGAAATCGTTTATCTTACCTTCATTTTGGATTGAGTATCGAAAACTTGATGATGATGTCAGACAAAGTGCTAGAAAAGCTTATAGATTGTGGGCAGAAAATTCATTTCATCCTTCTTTACATTTCAAGTGTATAAATAGCGATGAGGCTATCTGGTCTGTGAGGGTGACGAGGAATTATCGAGCGCTTGGAATATTAGAAGGCGATATGGTGACTTGGTTTTGGATTGGAAATCATGATGATTACGAGCGTTTCTTCTCATGATAACGTTGACTATTTATCACTATGAAGAATGTATAGCATCGTAAATTATTGGAGGGAAAAATTATGGCTTCACCGTTAGCCGATTTAGATGAATTAGTTTTGAAATGTCGAGATGAAAAATCCAAGCAATATATTCGAGAGGCTGTATCTTGTTACAAAGCAGGAGCTTTCAGATCGGCAATTGTTTCAACTTGGATTGCAGTAACATTTGACATAATCGATAAAATCAAAGAACTTGCTCTATCTGGCGATAAAGAAGCCGAAAACCAACTCGAAATCTTTGAAAAAGCAAGAAGACAGAATGATATTACAAGTGCATTAAAGTTTGAAAGAGAGCTTTTGGGAATTGCCAAAGATAAGCTTGAATTAATCTCACATATTGAGTGCTTAGACTTGGAACGGTTAAAGCAAGACCGAGATCGGTGCGCTCATCCATCAATGACATCTGAAGGAGAAATATTTAATCCTCCTGCTGAGTTGGCTAGAGTCCATATTAGAAATGCTGTTGAATATTTATTGCAGTATCCACCTGCACAAGGTAAATATGCATTAGATAAACTATTGGCTGAAGTTGATTCTGAATATTTTCCAATTACGACAAAACAGGCTGAAGTTGCTTTTAAGAAGAGTCCTTTATTTAAAGCAAGATACAGTCTTGTAAGGAATTTTATAATCATACTTCTTAAGAAATTAATCAGCAATCTTAATGTAGATAAATTTAAAGAAATACAAAAGTACATTTGTGCTTTACAAGCAACTGAAATAATGTACAAAGACATATATGACGACGTTTTAAATAAAAAGCTGTCAGATTTATTAAGAGAGATAAAAGATAATGAAATGGATAAAATTGAGTTAATAATAATAACTTATAGGGAGATTTGGAACTATATAGATAACGATGTTCAACAAAAAATAGCGCAGTACATTCAAAATTTACCATCTAGAGATATAGGTAGCTTAGGAACTTTTTTGAATTTTAAACCTTTACAAATACAAGCTAAGCAAAGACTTAGAGAGATAAACCAAATTGACCTGTTAAATCAGGTATGTGGCTTTGATCTTCATCCTCTGGTAGCAGATAGGAGTATCGATCTCTACTTAACATCTAATTCGTATGACGCTGCAAACAGATGTAGTAAATTTATAATAGAAAATTATAATGATTATTCACTAGAACAAATTGAACGAATAATCAAAGGTATTGTTACTAATGAACAAATAAAGGGAAGTTTTGAAGTTGGTTCAGTAATTTATAAATTAAAACAGAACAAGAAATTAGATCCTGATACTTTCGATAAACTCCTTAAGGAAAATGATCTTTATCAACATATATCTTCCAGAGATGATAAAGATGATTTCTAATTTGCTAATTAAGGGAAATTTATAACCAATCTCTGAGAAACAGGTAAAACTGTAAATGACAACAGTGATTAACAGCCACATTGAAATTACCGAAGGCGTATGTGGAGGAAGACCTCGCATCGCTGGACATAGGATTAGAGTTGAAGATATTGTCATCTGGCATGAACGCATGGGACTATCACCCGATGAAATAGTTTCACAATATCCCACAATTATATTGGCGGATGTTTATTCTGCCCTGTCCTATTATCACGACCATTTTCGAGAAATTAGACAACAAATTGCTGAAGATGAAGCCTTTGCAATGGAGATGAAAGCAAAAACTCCATCACTTCTACACTCTATTAGGTCAGTATAGTAAGACACAATACCCTTAGCTATATAATGTCCTACGTTGACGGAGATAACCAATAGTTCTTGGCTCCAGTGTATTTTAGATTTTCAACATGACCATTTTTGAAGTTTCCGTTCCTGCGACTACTGCTAATATTGGCCCGGGGTTCGATTGCCTTGGCGCAGCCTTAACACTTTATAACCATTTTGAATTTTCTCTCGCCGATCGCCTCACAATCACAGCATCGGGTGAAGGTGCAGACAAGGTGGAACGGGACGAAACAAACTTGGTATATCGAGCGATCGCTAAGTTTTATCAGCATATTGATCGCCCAATTCCGACGATCGCTTTTCATACAGATACTAAGATTCCCCTATCGCGTGGGTTAGGTAGTTCCGCAACTGCAATTGTAGGCGGTATTGTCGGCGCAAATCTATTGGCAGGTTCACCACTTGAGCGTTTGGAATTGTTGGATTTAGCGATCGCAATGGAAGGTCACCCCGACAATGTTGCGCCTGCGATGTTGGGCGGTTGTCAGTTGATGGCATCTAATCAAGCAGGTGGTTGGGAATATTGCGATTTGCAGTGGCATGAAAGTATTGGGCTAGTTGTGGCAATTCCTGACTTTGAGCTATCGACAGCCAAGGCGAGAGAAGTATTACCTAAGAAATTTTCGATGCATGATGCGGTCTTTAATGCCTCGCACTTAGCCCTGTTAAGTCATGGTATCCAGACAGGGAATGTGAATTGGTTGAAGGCGGGCTTGCAGGATCGACTACATCAAAACTATCGCCAAAGTTTGATTAAAGGCATGGCAGAGGTACAAGCCGCCGCGATCGCCGCAGGAGCCTACGGCTTGGTAATTAGTGGTGCTGGTCCCACCCTACTTTCTTTAGCGCCAATGGGTACAATAGAGGCAGTCGCCCAAGCAATGAGTCAGGCATGGCAAGCAATTGGTGTTAATGCTGTGACAAAATGTTTAGCGATCGCCAAAGATGGTACAACATTCAAAACTCGTTAGGGCGATTGGCTTTTAGCGATTAGCTTTTAGCTGTTAGCGATTGGCTTTTGGATGTAGTTCACTTATTAAGGGTTATCAAATGTAGAATCCATGAAAATTAAGAGAATCCCTAGTTAAGCTAATAGCCAAAAGCTAACGGCTAACAGCTAATAGCTAACAGCCAAAAGCTAACAGCCAAAAGCTAACAGCTAACAACAAAACACTTCAGGAAACCCTATGTCTAAATTTCAATTTTTACTAATCTCGGCGCTAATTTCCTCGATAGTACTTTTATTTGTGGGCAGTCGTGATGGCAATCCCTTTGATACAGTATTTCCCATCGGAGTTGTGATTGGTTTAGCGATCGTGGCTCAAAAATATTTATCAGAAAAAGTCTGGAATCGCTTTGCCCGTTGGGTCAATGAAACCACAGGACGCAAAATTTTCTATGTGCGATCGCCTCGTCCTAAAGTCGTCCAAGAGCGCAAACTATTGCCGCCTTCTAAGTTAAATCGTCTGAAATAAATTATCCGCAATCCCCCGAAATAAATAAGAGAATTCTCACACCATGACCTACGCATCATTAAACCAACCTTTGCGAGTTGGCATCGTTGGTTCGGGCTTTGTTGCCAAGCTACGTGCCGAAATTTTGAGCCAAGATGCAAGGATTAAACTAGTCGCGATCGCTGGTACTCCCGAAAAAGCACAGGCGATCGCCCAAGAGTTTAATATTCCCAAGGTGCATCAATATTGGTCAGAGTTGGTGGTGCGCCCTGATGTGGATTTGGTGGTGGTATGTAATGTCAATCGCGATCATGGAGCCGTAGTTGGGCAAGCTTTGCGATCGGGCAAACACGTAATTGTGGAATATCCACTTTCCTTCAATTTGGCTGAAGCAGAAGAACTTGTAAAGCTAGCTCAACAGCAGAATTTATTGCTCCATGTCGAGCATATTGAGCTATTAGGCGGCGTACATCAATTGGTGATGGAACATTTAGCGAAAGTGGGAACTCCCTTCTATGCGCGATATTCCACCAAAAGCCCACAGCGTCCTGTACCTGACAAATGGACATATAAACCCGACCTGTTTGGCTTTCCTCTAACGGCGGCAGTTTCCCGCCTCAATCGGATTATTGTTTTATTTGGAAAAGTTAAAGCAGTTTCTTGTCAATTACGCTATAGTGGCGCAAATTTGCCTCATCATTTTACTTCCTGTGTCTGCAATGCTCAGCTTCAGTTTGAGAATGGAGTAATTGCGGATATTAGCTATAGCAAGGGTGAGAACTTCTGGCAACCAGAGCGAATTATGGAATTGCAGGGAAGTCAAGGTGCTTTAATTTTCTCTGCTGATAAAGGTAAGCTGATTACTGCCGATGGCGAAATGGAACTGGATGCGGGGACAACAAGAGGATTGTTTAAGAAGGATACAGAGAATGTCCTTTCTCATTTGTTTACAGGTACTCCGCTTTATACCAATCACGAAAGTATTTTGCATTCTCTCGCTGTGGCAAATGCGGCGGAAAAAGCGGCAGCAACTAATCAAATCGTAATGCTCTGATGAATCTCTTGCTAAATCACAAGGCAGGGCAACCACGGGGGATTTGCCCCTACCTGTATAATTTTAGATCTTGTAGGGGCTGTGCCCCCGTGCCAGCCCCCAACCTTGGACATCACAAGAATTCCTTGCATATAACATCAGCAAATAATCAATATGCCAAAGCCTAAGACGAATCTCATCCTGAATTCCAAACCTCAATCACAAATTACCCTCAGCGAATACATCACCGCGATCGCATGGTCGTCTAATAGCAAATATCTAGCGGCGGCGACTGCTTCAGGAGAGATCGTCCTGATCGATGAGGCAAAGGCAGGGAATGACCTTGCTCAGAAACAAACGGAATTACAAGCACCAACGGAAATTTCTGTGGATTGTTTGGGCTTTTCCGCCGATGGGCGTTGGCTGGCGGCTGGGGGACAGGATGGGAAGGTGCGTGTCTGGGACTTGGCAGGAGCGCAACCTGCGATCGCCTCAACGATCGACCTTGGCAAAACATGGATCGAACATCTCGTTTGGCATCCTACCCGTTCCGAATTTGCCTTTGGCTTAGGGAAATATGTGCAGGTCTGGAGTGCAGAAACTCTGGATATTGTGACTACTTTGCATTTTGAGCAATCAACGGTTTTAGCGATCGCATGGCATCCCAGTGGCGACTATCTCTCCGTTGGTGGTGATGGAGGGATTAAGGTTTGGGCGGCACAGGATTGGTATGAAGACCCTATTCTCTTTGAAATGCCCACTGCTGCGGCAAAGATGGTTTGGAATCCCTCAGGAGAATATCTCGTGGCAAGCACCCTTGATAATTTGGTGGTGGTGATGCAGTGGCTCGGTAAGGATTTTGATGCTTCTCCTTGGCGGATGCAGGGCTTTCCAGGCAAGATTCGCTACTTTGACTGGACAGCTAGTAAAACATCCCCCCTATTAGCTTCCTCAAGCGGTTCCGATGTGGTGGTGTGGGAAAAACATGCTGACTTAAATGTTGGTTGGGAAGGTGAGGTCATTAAGGGACATAACAACATTGTGGGCTTTGTTGCCTTTAAGCCTAAGACCGAAACCTTAGCATCCGCCGATGAAAATGGCAGAATCGCCATTTGGAAAGATGCGAAGGACTGGGTACAGGCGCTTGAGACTCCGATGGGTGAGATTACAGCTTTGCAATGGCAACCACAGGGCAAAAAGCTTGCTGCGGCGAATGCTGATGGTCAGCTCATGCTTTGGACAGAATCATCACAGGGTAAGGGGTTTCGCTAAAGCGATCGCTCTGGATGATTATGAAATATCCCCATAGTTCCAAAATCTCTTAGGGGCATTGCATTCTCGCAGAAGTTGATGATTTTACAGATTCCTTCAATTTGGGAATGCTCTGCCCTAAACCTCGCAACGCAGGGGCAAGCGATCGGTGAAGGCGAAGATGGTTAAGCGTTACTCAAGTAAAAAGGTAAAAGTAAAAAGTAAAAAAACATCTATTCCCAAACTTTTTACTTTTACCTTTTTACTTTTTCCTTGGCAACAGCATCGTTGCTTCGATTTCTTCGCGGACTTGTTTGCTGACGTAGCTGCGGTTCATGCACTCGACAAGGAGGAGATTGGCTTTGAAATACTTTGCAAGTAGTTGAACTTGTTCACCAGTAAACTTCCAATTGTGACAAATGTTGCGGTGGTCGATGCATAATTGGCGCAATTCACCTATCCATTCTTGTCCGTTAGTTAGCCACCATTGAACGTTATGATTAGAATTCCTTTGCTTATAGGGTAATCTATCCTTAAGTGATAGTAGCTTTTGTTGCAATACATCGTTACCCATATCACTAGCGAGTTTGAGTATGCCCTCAATATCAGGGGAATGTTCGCCTGATAGTTTGCTTGCGCTAGCCAGTTTGCTGTCAAGGTTGAGGTCGGAGTTAAGTTTGATGGAATCAGAAGTGCTTACTATAGAGGCAAGCCATGTGCCATCGGGGGCACTGACAGCAAGCATGGAATTGTTATCATTCCATGTGCTGCCATTGGGTACTCTGACAACAATAGTGGAATCGCCATTATCATTAAGCACAAGGATGGATTCGGGGGCGTGGAAAGCGCGGCTTTTGGGTCTATTGAACCCACTGCTTTGAGATCTGTTGAAACCGCTATCTTCGGAGCTATTAAAACCGCTATCTTCATGGCTATTGAGTCGCTTGACGAGGGCAACGACACGTTCATGAACAATGGCGAGATTATGGTCGATAGCTAGGATTAGAGCGATGGCATAGTCAATGGCTATGTCTAGGGCATATAACTCAGATTCAAAGTAATAAGCTCTTACAGCAACCGTTTTATAA includes the following:
- the trmD gene encoding tRNA (guanosine(37)-N1)-methyltransferase TrmD; its protein translation is MRIDIVTLFPEFFTSPLQTSLLGKAIANQIAEVHLTNPRDFTTDKHHRVDDEPYGGGVGMLMKPDPIFAAVESLPILPKREIIYMTPQGEPMKQNLFKELADYEQLVLICGSYEGIDERVCEHLVTREVSLGDFVLTCGEIPALALINGVVRLRPGTVGKEESLKFESFEDGLLDYPQYTRPPIFRGWEVPEVLRSGNHKLIAEWRKEQQILRTKQRRPDML
- a CDS encoding ParE family toxin-like protein, with amino-acid sequence MKSFILPSFWIEYRKLDDDVRQSARKAYRLWAENSFHPSLHFKCINSDEAIWSVRVTRNYRALGILEGDMVTWFWIGNHDDYERFFS
- a CDS encoding DUF433 domain-containing protein; the encoded protein is MTTVINSHIEITEGVCGGRPRIAGHRIRVEDIVIWHERMGLSPDEIVSQYPTIILADVYSALSYYHDHFREIRQQIAEDEAFAMEMKAKTPSLLHSIRSV
- the thrB gene encoding homoserine kinase; the encoded protein is MTIFEVSVPATTANIGPGFDCLGAALTLYNHFEFSLADRLTITASGEGADKVERDETNLVYRAIAKFYQHIDRPIPTIAFHTDTKIPLSRGLGSSATAIVGGIVGANLLAGSPLERLELLDLAIAMEGHPDNVAPAMLGGCQLMASNQAGGWEYCDLQWHESIGLVVAIPDFELSTAKAREVLPKKFSMHDAVFNASHLALLSHGIQTGNVNWLKAGLQDRLHQNYRQSLIKGMAEVQAAAIAAGAYGLVISGAGPTLLSLAPMGTIEAVAQAMSQAWQAIGVNAVTKCLAIAKDGTTFKTR
- a CDS encoding Gfo/Idh/MocA family protein, which produces MTYASLNQPLRVGIVGSGFVAKLRAEILSQDARIKLVAIAGTPEKAQAIAQEFNIPKVHQYWSELVVRPDVDLVVVCNVNRDHGAVVGQALRSGKHVIVEYPLSFNLAEAEELVKLAQQQNLLLHVEHIELLGGVHQLVMEHLAKVGTPFYARYSTKSPQRPVPDKWTYKPDLFGFPLTAAVSRLNRIIVLFGKVKAVSCQLRYSGANLPHHFTSCVCNAQLQFENGVIADISYSKGENFWQPERIMELQGSQGALIFSADKGKLITADGEMELDAGTTRGLFKKDTENVLSHLFTGTPLYTNHESILHSLAVANAAEKAAATNQIVML
- a CDS encoding WD40 repeat domain-containing protein, producing the protein MPKPKTNLILNSKPQSQITLSEYITAIAWSSNSKYLAAATASGEIVLIDEAKAGNDLAQKQTELQAPTEISVDCLGFSADGRWLAAGGQDGKVRVWDLAGAQPAIASTIDLGKTWIEHLVWHPTRSEFAFGLGKYVQVWSAETLDIVTTLHFEQSTVLAIAWHPSGDYLSVGGDGGIKVWAAQDWYEDPILFEMPTAAAKMVWNPSGEYLVASTLDNLVVVMQWLGKDFDASPWRMQGFPGKIRYFDWTASKTSPLLASSSGSDVVVWEKHADLNVGWEGEVIKGHNNIVGFVAFKPKTETLASADENGRIAIWKDAKDWVQALETPMGEITALQWQPQGKKLAAANADGQLMLWTESSQGKGFR
- a CDS encoding NACHT C-terminal helical domain 2-containing protein; protein product: MLRGSDDFWRLLKKQIDGILAEDENLQKFLLWAKHKADSVQTNYKTVAVRAYYFESELYALDIAIDYAIALILAIDHNLAIVHERVVALVKRLNSHEDSGFNSSEDSGFNRSQSSGFNRPKSRAFHAPESILVLNDNGDSTIVVRVPNGSTWNDNNSMLAVSAPDGTWLASIVSTSDSIKLNSDLNLDSKLASASKLSGEHSPDIEGILKLASDMGNDVLQQKLLSLKDRLPYKQRNSNHNVQWWLTNGQEWIGELRQLCIDHRNICHNWKFTGEQVQLLAKYFKANLLLVECMNRSYVSKQVREEIEATMLLPRKK